A window from Mixophyes fleayi isolate aMixFle1 chromosome 12, aMixFle1.hap1, whole genome shotgun sequence encodes these proteins:
- the SPTSSA gene encoding serine palmitoyltransferase small subunit A: protein MKVSCVSGLQASLGRAWKQMSWLYYQYLLVTALYMLEPWERTVFNSMLVSIVGMALYTGYIFMPQHILAILHYFEIVQ, encoded by the exons ATGAAGGTGTCCTGTGTGTCCGGTCTCCAGGCCTCTCTGGGCCGAGCTTGGAAGCAGATGTCGTGGCTGTATTATCAGTACTTGCTGGTGACTGCGCTGTATATGCTGGAACCCTGGGAGCGGACAGTCTTCA ACTCCATGTTGGTCTCCATCGTTGGAATGGCTCTGTATACTGGGTACATATTTATGCCTCAGCACATCCTTGCAATTTTACACTACTTTGAGATTGTTCAATGA